The Pseudoalteromonas sp. UG3-2 genome contains a region encoding:
- a CDS encoding NfeD family protein, giving the protein MELLLDYLPQTLVVLGIACLIVEVVVLGFATFVLFFLGMSLVISGGLMYADVLEASWLTALWFNALVTTLLAVFLWKPLKRTQETSDNKEVHSDFAELTFTLEKDLNADSRTFHSYSGVAWQLKSKQPIAAGTEVKVVKKEVGAFWVEPV; this is encoded by the coding sequence ATGGAACTACTACTCGATTATTTACCGCAAACCCTTGTCGTGCTGGGTATTGCCTGCTTAATTGTTGAAGTGGTGGTTCTTGGCTTTGCCACCTTTGTGTTATTTTTCCTGGGGATGTCATTGGTGATCAGTGGCGGCCTCATGTACGCAGATGTCCTTGAGGCATCATGGCTAACCGCTTTGTGGTTTAATGCGCTCGTCACCACTTTATTGGCAGTATTTCTTTGGAAGCCCTTAAAGCGCACGCAAGAAACCTCTGATAATAAAGAAGTTCACAGTGACTTTGCCGAACTGACGTTTACTCTTGAAAAAGATCTTAATGCCGATAGCCGCACCTTTCATAGTTACTCTGGTGTTGCTTGGCAACTAAAAAGTAAACAGCCAATTGCTGCAGGTACAGAGGTCAAAGTAGTAAAAAAAGAAGTCGGAGCCTTTTGGGTAGAGCCTGTATGA
- a CDS encoding transposase yields MATARKRQISLADTKYYHCISRCVRQAYLCGKDMVTGKSYEHRRNWVEQKLLLLANAFCIDVCAYAVMSNHTHIVLYVDDNKAKRLSDRAIVMRWHKLYKGSWLTNKFINGEALNESERVMLAVQISQYRERLASISWFMRVLNEDIARRANKEDGCKGRFWEGRFKSQALLDEAALAACMAYVDLNPIRADMAKTPETSDYTSIKKRIEHAKHGKQPSSLLRFAGNPKKHMTKGIPFEFEYYLELIELTGQSIRSDKAGYIDETQPILARLNIEPENWAKLTTQFSHVFHGAAGRPQAITSYCETMSKKRRKDIKNSERLLA; encoded by the coding sequence ATGGCAACAGCCAGAAAAAGACAGATCAGTTTAGCCGATACCAAGTACTACCACTGTATTTCTCGCTGCGTAAGGCAAGCCTACTTGTGTGGTAAAGACATGGTCACTGGCAAATCTTATGAGCACCGCCGCAATTGGGTGGAACAAAAGCTCTTACTTCTGGCCAATGCTTTTTGCATTGATGTTTGTGCTTATGCCGTGATGAGCAACCACACTCATATTGTTCTGTATGTCGATGATAACAAAGCAAAACGCTTGTCAGATAGGGCCATAGTTATGCGTTGGCATAAGCTATATAAAGGAAGTTGGCTCACGAACAAGTTTATCAATGGTGAGGCTCTCAATGAGTCAGAGCGCGTCATGCTTGCTGTGCAAATCAGTCAATACAGGGAAAGGCTGGCGAGTATCAGTTGGTTTATGCGTGTACTCAATGAAGACATTGCTCGAAGAGCAAATAAAGAAGATGGCTGTAAAGGGCGCTTTTGGGAAGGGCGATTTAAGTCACAAGCATTACTCGATGAAGCCGCACTTGCCGCTTGTATGGCATATGTAGACTTGAATCCTATTCGTGCTGACATGGCCAAAACACCTGAAACTTCAGATTACACCAGCATTAAAAAACGCATCGAGCATGCAAAGCATGGTAAGCAGCCAAGCAGTTTATTGCGTTTTGCCGGAAACCCTAAAAAACACATGACGAAAGGAATTCCCTTTGAATTCGAGTATTACTTGGAGCTAATTGAATTAACAGGGCAAAGCATACGGAGCGATAAAGCCGGGTACATCGACGAAACACAACCCATTCTTGCAAGGTTAAACATTGAACCCGAGAATTGGGCTAAACTCACAACGCAGTTTTCCCATGTATTTCATGGCGCTGCAGGCCGGCCACAAGCAATCACCAGCTATTGCGAAACCATGAGTAAAAAACGACGAAAAGATATTAAAAACTCTGAACGTCTACTTGCATAA
- the ahpF gene encoding alkyl hydroperoxide reductase subunit F, which yields MLDNQIKTQLQSHFSSLQHPIELSIAVDDSKKSQELKSLAEDLATLSEKITVTKAEGAERIPQMVVKGVQSGSEITFSGVPMGHEFTSLVLALLHSGGHETKASADELEQIATIDRPLNFEVYISLSCQTCPQVVQALNLMAALNPNVKATMIDGALFQQEVDERNIMAVPTVYLNGEQFSQGAVTLADILLKLDSKAGEKQAAKLNDKDVFDVLVVGGGPAGASAAIYSARKGLNTGVVADRFGGQVADTLGIENFISVQKTEGPKLVAQLEEHVNEYQVDVMKNQRAAGITKGDTLDITLENGAVLKAKSVVLATGARWRSMNVPGEAEYKGRGVAYCPHCDGPLFKGKPVAVIGGGNSGIEAAIDLANIVEHVTVLEFADSLRADEVLIKKAKSLANVTIIKNAQTTEVVGDGNKVTGLNYTDRVTGKAKSLTLAGIFVQIGLVPNTEWLKESAVTLNRFGEIEIDDKGATNVPGVFAAGDATTTPFKQIIIAMGAGATASLGAFDHLIRSGQEDEQAA from the coding sequence ATGTTAGACAATCAAATTAAAACTCAATTACAAAGCCACTTTAGCTCTCTACAACACCCGATTGAACTGAGCATAGCTGTTGATGACAGTAAAAAATCGCAAGAGCTAAAAAGCTTGGCTGAAGACTTAGCAACGCTAAGTGAAAAAATTACAGTAACCAAAGCTGAAGGGGCTGAACGCATTCCACAAATGGTGGTAAAAGGTGTGCAGTCTGGAAGTGAGATCACCTTTTCCGGTGTGCCTATGGGGCATGAGTTCACCAGCCTAGTGTTGGCACTATTGCACTCAGGCGGTCATGAAACTAAAGCCAGTGCCGATGAGCTTGAGCAAATTGCCACTATCGATAGGCCGCTTAATTTCGAGGTTTATATATCATTAAGTTGCCAAACTTGCCCGCAAGTGGTGCAGGCGCTAAACCTCATGGCGGCGCTAAACCCTAATGTTAAAGCCACTATGATTGATGGTGCTTTGTTCCAGCAAGAAGTGGATGAGCGCAATATCATGGCTGTGCCAACGGTGTATCTTAATGGCGAGCAGTTTAGTCAAGGCGCGGTAACATTGGCGGACATCCTCCTTAAATTAGACAGTAAAGCGGGCGAAAAGCAAGCGGCCAAACTTAATGACAAAGACGTGTTCGACGTTCTGGTTGTGGGAGGCGGGCCCGCTGGCGCTTCCGCTGCAATTTATTCCGCTCGTAAGGGATTGAATACTGGGGTAGTGGCTGATCGTTTTGGTGGTCAAGTAGCCGATACACTCGGAATTGAAAACTTTATTTCAGTGCAGAAAACCGAAGGGCCTAAGCTTGTCGCTCAGCTTGAAGAGCATGTTAATGAGTATCAGGTCGATGTAATGAAAAACCAGCGCGCTGCTGGTATTACCAAAGGGGACACCCTAGACATTACACTGGAAAACGGCGCAGTTCTCAAAGCCAAATCGGTGGTATTAGCCACCGGCGCTCGCTGGAGAAGCATGAATGTGCCAGGCGAGGCTGAATACAAAGGTCGCGGCGTTGCTTATTGCCCACATTGCGATGGCCCGTTATTTAAAGGCAAGCCGGTTGCAGTGATTGGCGGTGGTAACTCAGGAATTGAGGCGGCCATAGACCTTGCGAACATTGTTGAGCACGTTACGGTATTGGAGTTTGCTGACAGCTTAAGAGCCGATGAAGTCTTGATCAAAAAAGCTAAGAGCCTTGCCAATGTGACGATTATTAAAAATGCCCAAACCACAGAAGTGGTAGGGGATGGCAATAAAGTCACCGGGCTTAATTACACTGACCGTGTGACAGGCAAGGCAAAGTCACTAACGCTTGCTGGCATTTTTGTTCAAATTGGCTTAGTACCAAACACAGAGTGGTTAAAAGAAAGCGCTGTGACATTAAACCGCTTTGGTGAAATAGAAATTGATGACAAAGGCGCCACCAATGTTCCAGGCGTGTTTGCCGCCGGAGATGCCACTACCACACCATTTAAGCAAATTATTATTGCAATGGGGGCTGGAGCAACGGCAAGCCTAGGTGCTTTTGACCACTTGATCCGCTCAGGACAAGAAGACGAGCAAGCCGCTTAA
- the ahpC gene encoding alkyl hydroperoxide reductase subunit C — MSNSLINTTIKPFNATAYHNGDFIDVSEKSLLGKWSIVFFYPADFTFVCPTELGDLADYYAQLQEMGVEVYSVSTDTHFTHKAWHDASETIKKIQFPMIGDPTGKITRNFGVMIEEEGLALRGTFVINPEGEIKVVETHDLGIGRSAKELVRKVQAAQYIAQHDGEVCPASWQPGEETLAPSLDLVGKI; from the coding sequence ATGAGCAATTCATTAATCAACACAACAATCAAACCATTCAATGCAACCGCGTATCACAATGGTGATTTTATTGATGTATCAGAAAAAAGCCTACTTGGTAAATGGTCAATCGTATTCTTTTATCCAGCAGACTTCACGTTTGTTTGCCCAACTGAGCTAGGCGACCTTGCAGACTACTATGCACAGCTTCAAGAAATGGGCGTTGAAGTGTACTCAGTTTCAACAGACACCCACTTCACGCACAAAGCATGGCACGATGCCTCTGAAACCATCAAGAAAATCCAGTTCCCAATGATTGGCGACCCAACTGGCAAAATCACTCGCAACTTCGGTGTGATGATTGAAGAAGAAGGCCTAGCATTACGCGGTACTTTTGTAATTAACCCAGAAGGTGAAATCAAAGTAGTTGAAACCCACGACTTAGGCATCGGCCGTAGCGCCAAAGAGCTGGTTCGTAAAGTGCAGGCGGCACAATACATCGCTCAGCACGATGGCGAAGTTTGCCCAGCATCTTGGCAGCCAGGTGAAGAAACATTAGCACCTTCACTAGACCTAGTTGGCAAAATCTAA
- a CDS encoding DUF3429 domain-containing protein has translation MHPYFNHIQLGYLGFLPFLACIAGTLMLGATSEILNAFVFYSLGILAFMAGSLWRAGEQSQSHAILAVLVVIPYPLISALAPQWLLSYLAVAYWIVYGIERAMPRWQDYHKDYCKMRTVLTSLVFVSHLFMISQALELT, from the coding sequence ATGCACCCCTACTTCAATCATATTCAATTGGGATACCTAGGTTTTTTACCTTTTTTAGCCTGTATCGCTGGCACGCTGATGCTCGGTGCCACCAGTGAAATCCTCAATGCTTTTGTGTTTTACAGTTTAGGCATTTTAGCCTTTATGGCTGGCAGTTTGTGGCGCGCAGGCGAGCAAAGTCAAAGCCATGCCATCCTAGCCGTATTAGTGGTGATCCCCTACCCATTGATCAGCGCGCTGGCGCCACAGTGGCTCTTATCTTACTTAGCGGTGGCTTACTGGATTGTGTATGGCATCGAGCGCGCCATGCCGCGCTGGCAAGACTACCATAAAGATTATTGTAAGATGCGCACGGTATTAACCTCGTTGGTGTTTGTCAGTCACTTATTTATGATTTCGCAAGCATTAGAATTAACATAA
- a CDS encoding GGDEF domain-containing protein, whose protein sequence is MKYYFPLLFIWLIVAALLWLQWSIGVGHFESYEEVIWLGLSLTLLRIMLYTISNRLIKIAIAIYTAGLALDVAEDFYAGQTISLFLLDTSLKNIGFLLLSYSLFGLFKKQKQINQELQQEIVKRKELEAKMHYEANHDAMTGVGSRKSCFEHLRDHSFDNQWLLYLDLDNFKQVNDTHGHHAGDQVLVQFCDNMRAFFGDKQGFRIGGDEFIAFADGARPKLDDVRAALMKGLEDYDINVSVGVVRVEPGQPPDVIIHAADEKMYRDKSGKNVRSSIRNSSD, encoded by the coding sequence ATGAAATATTACTTTCCGCTGTTGTTTATTTGGCTTATTGTTGCCGCTCTGCTGTGGCTGCAGTGGTCCATTGGGGTCGGACATTTTGAAAGTTATGAAGAAGTCATTTGGCTAGGCTTATCACTCACTTTACTTCGGATTATGCTCTATACCATAAGTAACCGCTTGATAAAAATCGCCATTGCCATTTACACAGCGGGGCTCGCCTTAGATGTTGCTGAAGATTTCTATGCAGGCCAAACCATTTCCTTGTTTTTGTTAGATACTTCCCTGAAAAACATTGGTTTTCTGCTGCTCAGTTACAGCCTTTTTGGGCTCTTTAAAAAACAAAAACAGATTAACCAAGAGTTGCAACAAGAGATTGTCAAACGCAAAGAGCTTGAAGCAAAAATGCACTATGAAGCCAACCATGATGCCATGACCGGTGTTGGCAGTCGCAAGTCTTGCTTTGAACATTTGCGCGACCACAGCTTCGACAATCAGTGGCTGCTGTATTTGGATCTCGATAACTTTAAACAAGTGAACGACACTCATGGTCACCACGCAGGCGATCAGGTATTAGTGCAATTTTGCGACAATATGCGGGCATTTTTTGGTGATAAGCAAGGCTTTCGGATTGGCGGTGATGAATTTATCGCGTTTGCCGATGGCGCTCGCCCCAAATTAGATGATGTAAGAGCGGCACTGATGAAGGGATTAGAAGATTACGACATCAATGTCAGTGTCGGCGTTGTCAGAGTCGAGCCTGGCCAGCCGCCCGATGTAATCATCCATGCGGCAGATGAAAAAATGTACCGTGACAAAAGCGGTAAAAATGTCCGCTCTAGCATTCGCAACTCTTCTGACTGA
- a CDS encoding methyl-accepting chemotaxis protein, with product MFAKLFSNNESEQALVAAQQEILQLRQDNEQLAAENESLKQQVIEAQSELNDNTDNQLLQCALTGLSQIQGIRETVLASFMHIEQESQSIEQVNQAFDKSEKALKNILTGMDGLTSNMDRMTENISGLSEMADNINTFVTTISKISDQTNLLALNAAIEAARAGEAGRGFSVVADEVRALANNTNESANEVSDLVKKIIDTTHTTVGAVEEIQAANINLSDSIGHLNDEYEGITRSCDSMKNTISSSTTQTFVQTVKLDHVVWKGDVYNVIIGNSHKSIDDFADHTMCRLGQWYGQQGAQQFGNHNAYKRLESPHREVHRAGVEAMKRFQAGDTQAAVKLLNQMEHASMEVMELLDQLAH from the coding sequence GTGTTTGCAAAACTCTTCTCAAATAATGAATCAGAACAAGCGCTTGTCGCAGCACAACAAGAAATCCTCCAGCTTCGTCAAGACAATGAACAGTTGGCAGCAGAAAACGAAAGCTTAAAGCAACAAGTTATCGAAGCCCAAAGTGAGCTCAACGACAACACCGACAACCAACTCTTGCAGTGTGCCTTAACAGGGCTCAGTCAAATTCAAGGGATCAGAGAAACCGTACTTGCCAGTTTTATGCACATCGAGCAAGAGAGTCAATCCATAGAGCAAGTTAACCAAGCTTTTGATAAATCAGAAAAAGCCCTAAAGAATATTTTAACTGGCATGGATGGGCTCACCAGCAATATGGATAGAATGACAGAGAACATTTCTGGGTTGTCGGAAATGGCAGACAACATCAACACCTTTGTTACTACCATCTCAAAAATTTCTGATCAAACTAACTTGCTGGCTCTAAACGCCGCAATTGAAGCTGCACGAGCTGGTGAAGCCGGACGTGGCTTCTCTGTAGTAGCAGATGAAGTCAGGGCCTTGGCCAATAACACCAATGAATCGGCCAATGAAGTGTCCGATTTGGTGAAAAAAATCATTGATACCACCCACACCACCGTCGGTGCGGTTGAGGAAATTCAAGCTGCAAACATTAATTTGTCAGACAGCATTGGTCATTTAAATGATGAGTATGAAGGGATCACCCGCTCTTGTGATTCGATGAAAAACACCATTTCCAGCTCGACCACGCAAACTTTTGTGCAAACGGTGAAACTTGATCATGTGGTATGGAAAGGCGATGTCTATAACGTCATTATTGGTAATAGCCACAAAAGCATTGATGACTTTGCCGACCACACAATGTGCCGATTGGGGCAGTGGTACGGTCAACAAGGTGCTCAGCAATTTGGTAACCACAATGCCTATAAGCGCCTTGAGTCTCCCCATCGTGAAGTACACCGCGCCGGAGTTGAAGCCATGAAACGCTTTCAGGCTGGTGACACACAAGCTGCAGTCAAGTTACTGAACCAGATGGAACACGCCAGCATGGAAGTAATGGAGCTTCTGGACCAACTAGCACATTAA
- a CDS encoding class I SAM-dependent methyltransferase, with product MIVDKQWRILTVGDGDLSFSLSLAKHLKPAYLCASVYDSETTLKQKYRHNAFDALRALNIEVLTGFDVTQPSSWQQLGTQRFDAVIFQFPLLPGFASHAEFQQQALTINTLNRRLLRLFLLNSTHYALDPDGQQLSIITSKDVKPYLEWNIEGSLTQDTTQHYLGQSAFDIHQFPEYKIRNVDRDKHVKDTSGISYYWSPLALHPLRQQLHQPPYLEDGFCTICRAGPFLTDKDREAHFGAKKHRTMAAHEQAWQDYLQDKSPLCSRISKDNKLKY from the coding sequence ATGATTGTAGATAAACAGTGGCGTATTCTTACGGTGGGAGATGGCGACTTAAGCTTTTCACTGTCTTTGGCTAAACACCTTAAACCCGCTTATTTATGTGCCAGTGTCTACGACAGTGAAACCACTCTAAAACAAAAATATCGTCACAACGCCTTCGATGCGCTGCGCGCGCTGAATATTGAGGTACTCACAGGCTTTGATGTCACGCAACCGAGTAGCTGGCAACAATTAGGCACACAGCGCTTTGATGCCGTTATTTTTCAATTCCCATTACTGCCTGGGTTTGCTTCACACGCAGAATTTCAACAGCAAGCATTAACCATTAACACCCTAAACCGTCGCTTATTGCGACTGTTTTTACTGAACTCGACTCACTATGCCCTTGACCCCGATGGCCAGCAGCTGAGCATCATCACTTCTAAAGACGTTAAGCCTTATTTAGAGTGGAATATTGAGGGCAGCTTAACGCAAGACACAACACAACATTACCTGGGTCAATCTGCTTTTGATATTCACCAATTTCCAGAATATAAAATCCGCAATGTTGACCGTGATAAACACGTTAAAGACACCAGTGGAATTAGCTATTATTGGTCGCCGCTGGCTTTGCATCCGCTGCGCCAACAATTACATCAGCCGCCCTACCTAGAAGACGGCTTTTGTACTATTTGCCGTGCCGGGCCATTTCTCACGGATAAAGACCGTGAGGCACATTTTGGCGCTAAAAAACATCGCACAATGGCGGCACACGAACAGGCTTGGCAAGATTACTTGCAAGACAAGTCGCCTTTGTGCTCACGCATCTCAAAGGATAACAAGCTGAAATATTAG
- a CDS encoding EamA family transporter has product MPLLNRDFIIAILCLLCAMVTIQSGASIAKQLFPFVGPEGTTAYRLGFSALILCLVFKPWRKLPKNWRPFIVYGLCLGGMNITFYYAIARIPIGIGVALEFTGPLAVALFSSKRKRDYLWVAFALAGILLLLPDLGDVNGLDPVGVLLALVAGACWAGYILYGKRSGTEGSGGTTVAIGMTVAALAVVPFGVVSQGSALLDWSLIPLGIAIGLLSSALPYSLEMVALRKMPAQGFSILMSVEPAVAALAGFLILGELLTLWQWLAILMVITASVGSSVSNKA; this is encoded by the coding sequence ATGCCATTACTTAATCGCGATTTTATCATCGCAATACTTTGCTTATTGTGTGCCATGGTGACGATCCAATCTGGTGCTTCCATTGCAAAACAGCTCTTTCCTTTTGTCGGGCCAGAGGGCACCACGGCCTATCGACTGGGGTTTTCTGCCTTAATACTCTGCTTAGTATTTAAGCCTTGGCGCAAACTACCGAAAAACTGGCGGCCTTTTATTGTCTACGGTTTGTGTTTAGGTGGCATGAATATCACCTTTTATTACGCCATTGCCCGCATTCCCATCGGTATTGGGGTGGCGTTAGAGTTCACCGGCCCTCTGGCTGTAGCGCTCTTTTCATCTAAGCGCAAACGCGACTATTTATGGGTGGCCTTTGCCCTAGCCGGAATTTTGTTACTACTGCCCGACTTAGGTGATGTCAATGGCCTTGATCCGGTGGGTGTCCTGCTAGCGCTCGTCGCTGGGGCATGCTGGGCTGGCTATATTTTATATGGTAAACGTTCTGGTACCGAGGGCTCTGGTGGCACCACGGTGGCCATTGGCATGACGGTGGCAGCCTTGGCGGTAGTGCCATTTGGTGTCGTTTCACAAGGCAGTGCGTTACTGGATTGGTCACTCATTCCTCTGGGCATTGCCATTGGTTTACTTTCCAGTGCCCTGCCCTACAGTTTAGAAATGGTGGCGCTGCGCAAAATGCCGGCTCAGGGGTTTAGTATTTTAATGAGTGTGGAACCTGCCGTAGCGGCGTTGGCGGGTTTTCTTATTTTGGGCGAACTACTGACGCTGTGGCAATGGCTGGCAATTTTAATGGTTATTACCGCCTCAGTGGGCAGCTCAGTGTCTAATAAGGCTTAA
- a CDS encoding S9 family peptidase, with protein sequence MSSVLAQTQGYQTPSAELAKLVDAPLIPASRLSANGKWLALLERKRVVSLAELDQPEQALAGIKFNPNTFMRSNGQQYSGIEFKHVDTGALIKVSGLPQGKIRAPHWSPDSRYLAFILEQSTQSTLWAYDIEKRKLTQLTQSTLNGVVTSTPYQWLPDSSALIVNIAFNHGKQPEAKTKAALTPVIQTTAGKKGATRTYQNLLQDPFDIKLFKFYAQGQLIKLNLNANAQQIGNPTYLKHFSVSPDSTNLLVSMMDEPFSYLVPYSRFPAVWQVWGMRGFPLYEVARQPLADSLPAGFDSVITGPRKIHWRADEGATLIWAEAQDGGDMSATVEHHDYLYSISAPFKKAPKLFAKVEHRFSSIYWANNSVALLKEWRFSDRSVRTSVFSPLSPQRNRVVFSQRSYNDAYQDPGRFVFENSDLGTRVLKLVGGRYLFLTGDGASENGNVPFLSRYDIKTNTTTRLWQSEAPYYERVRAMLDDEGMRFITVRESRQEQPNFFVRDQQFNTIEQLTRFAHPYPAFKGVVKEQIKYQREDGVELSGNLYLPTDYDPTKGRIPVLMWAYPLEYKDKAVASQVRESPYQFPYIGYWGPMPYLAKGIAIFDNPTMPIVGEGNEEPNDNFRAQLVASAKAAVDTLVEKGIADPQRIAIAGHSYGAFMVANLLAHSDLFATGIARSGAYNRSLTPFGFQGESRNFWQAQDVYAKMSPFFHAEKINEPMLMIHGDEDPNSGTFPMQSKRMFAAINGLGGEARLVMLPQEGHSYKARESILHVLWEQEQWLERFLFPPAEEPPLPEVAPTLEQSQQQR encoded by the coding sequence ATGAGCTCAGTATTGGCACAAACTCAGGGGTATCAAACGCCCTCCGCTGAGTTGGCTAAATTGGTCGATGCGCCACTGATCCCGGCGAGCCGCTTAAGCGCTAACGGTAAATGGTTGGCATTGTTAGAGCGCAAGAGAGTTGTCAGCTTGGCTGAGCTTGATCAACCTGAGCAGGCTTTGGCTGGCATTAAGTTTAACCCCAATACCTTTATGCGTAGCAACGGCCAACAATACAGTGGCATTGAGTTTAAGCACGTGGACACTGGCGCCTTGATTAAGGTATCGGGCTTACCCCAGGGAAAAATCCGCGCACCACATTGGAGCCCAGACAGTCGCTACCTGGCGTTTATTCTAGAGCAGTCAACGCAATCCACCTTGTGGGCTTACGACATTGAAAAACGCAAATTAACTCAGCTGACGCAGTCAACCCTTAATGGCGTGGTGACCAGTACGCCTTATCAGTGGTTACCCGATAGCAGCGCGTTGATTGTGAATATTGCTTTTAATCACGGCAAGCAGCCAGAAGCCAAAACCAAGGCGGCATTGACTCCGGTGATCCAAACCACTGCGGGGAAAAAAGGCGCGACTCGAACGTATCAAAACTTGCTGCAAGATCCATTCGATATCAAACTATTTAAGTTTTATGCCCAAGGGCAGCTGATAAAGCTCAACCTCAATGCCAATGCTCAGCAAATTGGTAACCCCACTTACCTAAAACATTTTTCGGTTTCACCGGATTCCACCAACTTGCTGGTAAGCATGATGGACGAGCCGTTTTCTTATCTGGTGCCTTACAGCCGCTTCCCTGCGGTTTGGCAAGTGTGGGGCATGCGCGGCTTCCCATTGTATGAAGTGGCCAGACAGCCGCTCGCCGACTCATTACCAGCAGGATTTGACAGTGTGATCACAGGGCCGCGCAAAATTCACTGGCGTGCGGATGAAGGCGCTACTCTGATCTGGGCCGAAGCCCAAGACGGCGGTGATATGTCAGCCACAGTAGAGCATCATGATTATCTCTATAGTATCAGTGCGCCCTTTAAAAAAGCGCCTAAGCTTTTTGCCAAGGTTGAACATCGCTTTTCCAGTATTTATTGGGCTAATAACAGCGTGGCACTGCTCAAAGAGTGGCGTTTTAGCGACCGTAGTGTACGGACATCGGTGTTTTCGCCGTTAAGCCCGCAGCGCAATCGGGTGGTGTTTTCACAGCGCAGTTACAATGACGCCTACCAAGATCCTGGCCGCTTTGTATTTGAAAACAGTGACCTAGGCACAAGGGTGTTAAAGTTAGTTGGCGGGCGCTATTTATTTTTGACAGGTGATGGCGCTTCAGAGAATGGCAATGTGCCATTTTTGTCCCGTTACGACATAAAAACCAATACCACCACGCGCCTTTGGCAGTCTGAGGCGCCTTATTACGAGCGTGTTCGCGCGATGCTTGACGACGAAGGCATGCGCTTTATTACGGTGCGCGAGTCGCGACAAGAGCAACCAAACTTTTTTGTTCGTGATCAGCAGTTTAACACCATAGAACAGTTAACGCGCTTTGCACATCCTTACCCGGCTTTTAAGGGCGTGGTGAAAGAGCAGATCAAATACCAAAGAGAAGATGGAGTTGAGCTCAGCGGCAACCTCTATTTGCCCACCGATTATGACCCCACTAAAGGGCGCATACCAGTGCTGATGTGGGCCTATCCTCTAGAGTACAAAGATAAAGCTGTGGCTTCGCAAGTGCGTGAGTCGCCTTATCAATTTCCCTACATTGGTTACTGGGGGCCAATGCCATACTTGGCCAAAGGCATTGCTATTTTTGACAACCCAACCATGCCCATTGTCGGTGAGGGCAATGAAGAGCCTAACGATAACTTTAGAGCGCAATTAGTGGCCAGTGCTAAAGCGGCGGTGGATACCTTGGTAGAAAAAGGCATTGCCGATCCGCAGCGAATTGCTATTGCAGGCCATTCGTATGGCGCGTTTATGGTGGCCAACTTGTTAGCCCACAGTGACTTGTTCGCCACCGGAATTGCCCGCAGTGGTGCTTATAATCGCTCATTAACACCGTTTGGTTTTCAAGGAGAGTCACGTAACTTTTGGCAGGCTCAAGATGTCTATGCCAAGATGTCGCCGTTTTTCCATGCCGAGAAAATCAACGAACCCATGTTGATGATCCACGGTGATGAAGATCCCAACTCCGGCACTTTTCCAATGCAGTCAAAGCGGATGTTTGCAGCCATCAATGGTTTGGGCGGTGAAGCAAGGTTGGTTATGCTGCCCCAAGAGGGGCACAGCTATAAAGCCAGAGAGAGCATTTTGCATGTGCTTTGGGAGCAAGAGCAGTGGTTAGAGCGGTTTTTATTTCCACCAGCTGAAGAGCCACCATTACCAGAGGTAGCTCCAACGCTTGAGCAAAGCCAGCAGCAACGGTGA